The following coding sequences lie in one Cloeon dipterum chromosome 1, ieCloDipt1.1, whole genome shotgun sequence genomic window:
- the LOC135941055 gene encoding Kv channel-interacting protein 1 isoform X1 — protein MDEGEHPSSRHSAVVASAPPTSHPPRTPSALSARVFRISHGGKQRFVRGRGRKNGGMYGMVSTGPTPQAKQHHLHHGPTSSRRQGLSGSASRASRATRSIYRRLLNFVKQAWTGVKFALDSELEELEAPPSYRPDSLEALCKATRFSEPELKRIYRGFKAECPSGVVREDTFKGIYSQFFPQGANTSQYAHYVFNTLDHDHSGLLSFEDFVLGLSTLSRGSLEEKLRWTFGLYDINGDGCITRDEMTDIVTAVYDLMGKFTDPFVDDAVIKEKVDRIFQKMDQNHDGVVTLDEFLACCTQDEAISHSMCVFDSSI, from the exons ATGGATGAGGGCGAACATCCCTCCAGTCGTCACTCGGCTGTTGTTGCGAGCGCGCCACCGACCAGCCATCCACCCCGCACGCCGTCCGCTCTCTCTGCTCGCGTGTTCCGCATCTCGCACGGCGGCAAACAG CGTTTCGTCAGGGGCAGGGGTCGGAAAAACGGCGGCATGTACGGCATGGTGAGTACGGGGCCGACGCCGCAGGCCAAGCAGCATCATTTGCACCACGGGCCGACGTCCTCACGACGACAGGGCCTCTCTGGGTCAGCGTCGCGAGCTTCCAGAGCCACCCGCTCCATTTACCGCAGGCTGTTGAATTTCGTCAAGCAGGCCTGGACGGGAGTCAAGTTTGCTTTGG ATTCGGAGCTCGAGGAGTTGGAGGCACCGCCAAGTTACAGACCAGATAGTTTGGAGGCCTTATGCAAAGCGACCAGATTTTCGGAGCCTGAATTGAAGAGGATATACCGCGGCTTCAAGGCCGAGTGTCCGTCCGGAGTTGTCAGGGAGGACACTTTCAAGGGTATCTACTCGCAGTTCTTTCCCCAAGGAG CCAACACCAGTCAATACGCGCATTACGTTTTCAACACGCTGGACCACGACCACAGTGGGCTGCTTAGTTTTGAG GATTTTGTTCTTGGACTGTCCACTTTGTCTCGGGGATCcttggaagaaaaattgcgCTGGACATTTGGGCTGTACGACATCAACGGAGATGGATGCATCACCAGGGATGAGATGACTGACATTGTGACGGCAGTGTACGATCTCATGGGCAAGTTCACTGATCCATTCGTCGATGATGCTGTGATTAAAGAAAAAGTCGATAGAATATTCCAG AAAATGGACCAGAACCATGACGGTGTAGTGACGCTAGATGAGTTTTTGGCCTGCTGCACCCAAGACGAGGCCATTTCCCATTCCATGTGTGTGTTTGACTCCTCCATTTGA
- the LOC135941055 gene encoding Kv channel-interacting protein 4 isoform X5 has translation MIEAPSSESNSEYSELEELEAPPSYRPDSLEALCKATRFSEPELKRIYRGFKAECPSGVVREDTFKGIYSQFFPQGANTSQYAHYVFNTLDHDHSGLLSFEDFVLGLSTLSRGSLEEKLRWTFGLYDINGDGCITRDEMTDIVTAVYDLMGKFTDPFVDDAVIKEKVDRIFQKMDQNHDGVVTLDEFLACCTQDEAISHSMCVFDSSI, from the exons ATTCGGAGCTCGAGGAGTTGGAGGCACCGCCAAGTTACAGACCAGATAGTTTGGAGGCCTTATGCAAAGCGACCAGATTTTCGGAGCCTGAATTGAAGAGGATATACCGCGGCTTCAAGGCCGAGTGTCCGTCCGGAGTTGTCAGGGAGGACACTTTCAAGGGTATCTACTCGCAGTTCTTTCCCCAAGGAG CCAACACCAGTCAATACGCGCATTACGTTTTCAACACGCTGGACCACGACCACAGTGGGCTGCTTAGTTTTGAG GATTTTGTTCTTGGACTGTCCACTTTGTCTCGGGGATCcttggaagaaaaattgcgCTGGACATTTGGGCTGTACGACATCAACGGAGATGGATGCATCACCAGGGATGAGATGACTGACATTGTGACGGCAGTGTACGATCTCATGGGCAAGTTCACTGATCCATTCGTCGATGATGCTGTGATTAAAGAAAAAGTCGATAGAATATTCCAG AAAATGGACCAGAACCATGACGGTGTAGTGACGCTAGATGAGTTTTTGGCCTGCTGCACCCAAGACGAGGCCATTTCCCATTCCATGTGTGTGTTTGACTCCTCCATTTGA